The following coding sequences are from one Triticum aestivum cultivar Chinese Spring chromosome 5A, IWGSC CS RefSeq v2.1, whole genome shotgun sequence window:
- the LOC123103289 gene encoding protein DCL homolog, chloroplastic has protein sequence MALAAALARAATRILHGGFPPHATSAALYTRSRLFCDLPAGNEPSAPGAKEEQWEAAEAEILREVGPVVELVKNILHSRRYGDGAFLSPEDEKVVVEKVLAHHPRFEDKIGCGLDAIMVNKHPDFKMSRCLYVVRTNGDWADFSYRKCLRAYIKGAYPSHADKFINKHHLVQRRSHLGLLPPK, from the exons ATGGCCTTGGCCGCCGCCCTCGCTCGAGCGGCAACGCGCATCCTCCACGGCGGCTTCCCGCCGCACGCCACTTCTGCTGCACTCTACACCCGCAGCCGCCTGTTCTGCGACCTCCCCGCCGGCAACGAGCCCTCCGCTCCGGGGGCCAAGGAGGAGCAGTGGGAGGCGGCTGAGGCGGAGATCCTCCGCGAAGTTGGGCCCGTCGTGGAACTTGTCAAAAACATCCTCCATTCCAGGAG ATATGGAGATGGTGCGTTTTTAAGTCCGGAAGATGAAAAGGTTGTGGTAGAAAAGGTTCTTGCTCACCACCCCCGTTTCGAAGACAAGATTGGTTGTGGACTTGATGCTATTATG GTTAACAAACATCCTGATTTCAAGATGTCCAGATGCCTGTATGTGGTTAGAACAAATGGCGATTGGGCGGATTTCTCATACCGCAAGTGTCTCCGGGCGTACATCAAAGGGGCCTATCCATCCCATGCGGATAAGTTTATAAATAAACATCATCTAGTTCAGAGGCGGTCACATCTTGGTCTACTTCCTCCAAAGTAG